In Numidum massiliense, a single genomic region encodes these proteins:
- a CDS encoding DUF6602 domain-containing protein produces MAQEKNSAEVFGKIYDNYNYVNNMMVEEMDIASKHGGLTGNHREEMWIKFFRSIIPRKFSIAQGVMIIDSYGEVSKEVDIAVFDEQYTPYVFQYNTLKFIPIEAVAIVIECKSKDFSDNKLIEWADCIGKLKTRRSGIARIVSGYTTGITNESQINTQPIKILASLKSNARESTLEKNKEKLGDYFDFIIQKMQGDMEGFQVSIKYEDKALGWWAKRLNMWEERTIDKNSDEPLHIKFPIKKELRSDAELKFKKDSDHDLTNTLKDLKVTGNPLLSLNLQLNQLLMLINNPMLFPHFEYAKAFNKIVAEMENEKAANNKQRKS; encoded by the coding sequence ATGGCGCAGGAAAAGAATTCTGCTGAAGTATTCGGAAAAATATATGATAACTATAATTATGTTAACAACATGATGGTAGAAGAAATGGATATAGCTTCTAAGCATGGTGGTTTAACCGGTAACCATCGTGAGGAAATGTGGATAAAATTTTTTAGAAGCATTATACCTAGGAAGTTCTCCATTGCTCAAGGGGTCATGATCATTGATTCTTATGGGGAGGTTTCCAAGGAAGTCGATATTGCAGTGTTTGATGAGCAATATACGCCGTACGTCTTTCAATATAATACACTTAAATTTATTCCGATTGAAGCTGTTGCTATTGTAATAGAATGCAAGAGTAAAGATTTTTCAGATAACAAGTTGATAGAATGGGCTGATTGTATTGGGAAATTAAAGACAAGGAGGTCTGGTATCGCGCGAATTGTTAGCGGCTATACTACTGGAATCACAAATGAATCACAAATAAATACACAACCCATCAAAATCTTAGCATCTCTTAAGTCAAACGCACGGGAAAGCACTCTAGAAAAAAATAAAGAAAAGCTAGGGGATTACTTTGACTTCATAATTCAAAAAATGCAAGGCGATATGGAGGGATTTCAGGTTTCAATTAAATATGAAGACAAGGCGCTAGGATGGTGGGCGAAGCGATTAAATATGTGGGAAGAGAGAACTATTGATAAAAATTCGGACGAACCGCTTCATATTAAATTCCCAATCAAAAAAGAGCTTCGGAGTGACGCTGAGTTAAAGTTTAAAAAGGATAGTGACCATGACCTAACCAACACATTAAAAGATTTAAAGGTAACCGGCAACCCACTACTCTCTTTAAACCTGCAATTAAACCAGCTGCTCATGCTCATCAACAACCCGATGCTTTTTCCGCATTTCGAGTACGCCAAGGCCTTCAATAAAATCGTCGCGGAAATGGAAAATGAGAAAGCAGCAAACAATAAACAAAGGAAAAGTTGA